One stretch of Balneolaceae bacterium DNA includes these proteins:
- a CDS encoding SLC13 family permease → MGIDQLIIFGVLFLAFVAMAADLWSPDAVLLTALAVVVVAGIIELEEAFLGFGNTTLLALGCLYVVAAALRDSGALDLASEFILGQKTRNVRNILLRLCPSVSLYSAFLNNTPVVAMGIPAIRSWSLKNRVPASKLLIPLSYAAILGGLCTLIGTSTNLITHGLLQSHGYPGFTFFELAWLGVPCAVAGLIYLVLVSPKLTPARRDIRYEEERIRELLVELEVTPSSPIIGKKVREAGLQELPGFYLSRINRNGREIAPVPDDVALRSGDHLLYAAKGGIAAQVPDLGGYPGLRLALQPPRDINRDDKIDRELHQVVIKEGSRLAGYTIEEAKLLERFGAAVTGVRRRGKRVEQPLGKFELHLGDVLLLDTGRGFRGAYEDTEDFFLTSEAGGEAPGVSESRMEQRPGGKDLYLSAGVLAGIVLVVILGWMHIALAGILGVALLLAFNVIEAGEARKSVDWTVLIVIGAALGLGRAMEVSGAAALVGEGLVQLTLDYGPYTVFAGVVLATAVTTEIITNNGAVALMFPVVLSLSEMQGLDPRGLIIAMTLAASMSLLTPIGYQTNLMVYGPGNYRFTDFFKVGFPLQLILWTVIIVLGPLLWPL, encoded by the coding sequence ATGGGAATTGACCAACTGATCATATTCGGCGTGCTCTTCCTGGCCTTTGTTGCCATGGCGGCGGACCTGTGGAGTCCGGATGCGGTGTTGCTCACCGCCCTGGCCGTGGTGGTGGTGGCCGGGATCATCGAGCTGGAGGAGGCTTTCCTGGGCTTCGGCAACACCACGCTGCTCGCCCTGGGCTGTCTCTATGTGGTGGCTGCGGCCCTGAGAGACAGCGGCGCGCTCGACCTGGCCAGCGAGTTTATCCTGGGCCAGAAAACCCGCAACGTGCGCAACATACTGCTGCGTCTCTGTCCCAGCGTCTCCCTCTATTCGGCCTTCCTTAACAATACGCCGGTGGTGGCCATGGGCATTCCCGCCATCCGGAGCTGGTCGCTGAAGAACCGCGTGCCGGCCTCCAAGCTGCTCATCCCGCTCTCCTACGCGGCCATCCTGGGCGGGCTCTGCACCCTCATCGGCACCAGCACCAACCTGATCACCCACGGCCTGCTTCAGAGCCACGGCTACCCCGGATTCACCTTCTTCGAGCTGGCCTGGCTGGGTGTGCCCTGCGCCGTGGCGGGCCTGATCTACCTGGTACTGGTCTCTCCCAAACTGACGCCGGCCCGCAGGGACATCCGCTACGAGGAGGAGCGCATTCGCGAACTGCTGGTGGAGCTGGAAGTGACGCCTTCATCGCCCATCATCGGCAAAAAGGTACGGGAGGCGGGGCTGCAGGAGCTGCCCGGCTTCTACCTCTCCCGCATCAACCGCAACGGGCGGGAGATTGCCCCGGTGCCCGACGATGTGGCGCTGCGAAGCGGGGACCACCTGTTATACGCCGCCAAAGGGGGCATCGCGGCGCAGGTGCCGGACCTGGGCGGCTATCCGGGTCTTCGCCTGGCCCTGCAGCCGCCGCGGGACATCAACCGGGACGACAAGATCGACCGTGAGCTTCACCAGGTGGTGATCAAGGAGGGCTCCCGCCTGGCGGGATATACCATCGAGGAGGCCAAGCTGCTGGAACGCTTCGGTGCGGCCGTCACGGGCGTGCGTCGCAGGGGCAAACGGGTGGAGCAGCCCCTGGGCAAGTTTGAATTGCATCTCGGGGACGTGCTGCTGCTGGATACAGGACGCGGCTTCCGGGGCGCTTACGAGGATACGGAGGATTTCTTCCTGACGAGCGAGGCGGGCGGAGAGGCCCCGGGAGTGAGCGAAAGCAGGATGGAGCAGCGGCCGGGCGGGAAGGACCTCTACCTGTCGGCCGGAGTGCTGGCAGGCATCGTGCTGGTGGTCATCCTGGGATGGATGCACATTGCGCTGGCCGGCATTCTGGGCGTAGCCCTGTTGCTGGCCTTCAACGTCATCGAGGCGGGGGAGGCCAGAAAGTCGGTGGACTGGACCGTGCTTATTGTCATCGGGGCGGCGCTGGGACTCGGAAGGGCCATGGAGGTGAGCGGCGCGGCCGCCCTGGTCGGGGAGGGACTGGTGCAGCTCACCCTCGACTACGGTCCCTACACCGTCTTTGCCGGCGTGGTGCTTGCCACCGCCGTTACCACCGAAATCATCACCAACAACGGGGCCGTGGCGCTGATGTTTCCCGTGGTGCTCTCGCTGTCGGAAATGCAGGGGCTGGACCCGCGCGGGCTGATTATCGCCATGACCCTGGCGGCCTCCATGTCGCTGCTCACGCCCATCGGCTACCAGACCAACCTGATGGTCTACGGGCCGGGCAACTACCGCTTTACCGACTTTTTCAAGGTGGGCTTCCCCCTGCAGCTTATCCTCTGGACCGTAATAATTGTGCTCGGTCCCCTTCTCTGGCCCCTCTGA
- the cysQ gene encoding 3'(2'),5'-bisphosphate nucleotidase CysQ has protein sequence MLDSIISAAREAGEAILQYYQGETEVYTKEDQTPLTQADLAAQRIIVKRLETVDPDTPVIAEESGVPDFGERKDWTRFWLVDPLDGTKEFIKKNGEFTVNIALIEEGVPVLGVVYLPAKEILYCATREEGAWKSEKGGRRYRIHSQKADTSKPLKVVESRSHRSEEQDHMLAERGITVGESVAAGSSLKFCLVAEGAADIYPRMGPTMEWDVAAGDAVWRWSADNGPHDSPFTYNKPDLRNGPFIIGL, from the coding sequence ATGCTCGACAGCATCATCTCCGCAGCCCGGGAGGCCGGCGAGGCCATCCTTCAGTACTACCAGGGAGAGACCGAAGTGTATACCAAGGAGGACCAGACGCCCCTTACCCAGGCCGACCTGGCCGCCCAGCGCATCATTGTGAAGCGCCTGGAAACCGTCGACCCCGACACCCCTGTCATCGCCGAGGAGTCGGGCGTGCCCGACTTCGGCGAGCGCAAAGACTGGACCCGCTTCTGGCTGGTGGATCCCCTGGACGGCACCAAGGAGTTCATCAAAAAGAACGGGGAGTTCACCGTGAACATCGCCCTCATCGAGGAGGGCGTGCCCGTGCTGGGGGTGGTCTACCTGCCCGCCAAGGAGATTCTCTACTGCGCCACCCGGGAGGAGGGGGCCTGGAAGTCGGAGAAGGGAGGCAGGCGCTACCGCATTCATTCTCAAAAAGCCGATACGAGCAAGCCTCTCAAGGTGGTGGAGAGCCGCTCCCACCGCTCGGAGGAGCAGGACCACATGCTGGCCGAGCGCGGCATCACCGTGGGCGAATCGGTGGCCGCCGGAAGCTCCCTCAAGTTCTGCCTGGTAGCCGAGGGGGCGGCGGACATCTACCCGCGCATGGGTCCAACCATGGAATGGGATGTGGCCGCCGGCGACGCGGTCTGGCGCTGGTCCGCCGACAACGGCCCGCACGACTCCCCCTTCACCTACAACAAACCCGACCTCCGCAACGGACCCTTTATCATAGGCCTTTAG
- the cysC gene encoding adenylyl-sulfate kinase, with protein sequence MTFKPTVLWFTGLSGSGKSTISEEVFRILKEEGHRVEHLDGDAVRDIFPKTGFSRSERNEHIRRVGFLASRLQAHDVTVVCSFISPYRESRDFVRDLCGDFTEVWISTPLEVCEARDVKGLYEKARKGEIDNFTGISDPYEQPENPELEIDTTDIDVEEAVQRVLDYLKNR encoded by the coding sequence ATGACTTTTAAACCGACTGTGCTGTGGTTTACCGGCCTCTCCGGCTCCGGCAAGAGCACCATCTCCGAAGAGGTCTTCCGCATCCTCAAGGAAGAGGGGCACCGCGTGGAGCACCTGGACGGGGACGCCGTGCGGGACATCTTTCCCAAGACGGGCTTCAGCCGCTCCGAGCGCAACGAGCACATTCGCCGCGTGGGTTTTCTGGCCAGCCGGCTGCAGGCCCACGACGTGACGGTGGTCTGCTCCTTTATCTCACCCTACCGCGAGTCGAGGGACTTCGTGCGCGACCTCTGCGGGGATTTCACCGAAGTGTGGATCTCCACTCCCCTGGAGGTGTGCGAGGCGCGCGACGTGAAGGGCCTCTACGAGAAGGCCCGCAAAGGGGAGATAGATAACTTCACCGGAATCTCCGATCCCTACGAGCAGCCCGAAAATCCCGAGCTGGAGATCGACACCACCGACATCGACGTGGAGGAGGCCGTGCAGCGGGTGCTCGACTATCTGAAAAACCGATGA
- the cysD gene encoding sulfate adenylyltransferase subunit CysD — MKQYTLSHIRQLEAEAIYVMREVAAQFENPVLMFSGGKDSITMARLARKAFWPAKIPFPFLHVDTGHNFPETIEFRDRLLEELDVELIVASVQESIDQGRVQEENGPNASRNKLQTTTLLDALEEHGFDAAFGGARRDEEKARAKERFFSHRDEFGQWDPKNQRPELWHLYNGRRNGGEHFRVFPLSNWTEMDVWQYIAAEDLDIPPIYLSHEREVVEREGVLLAKSPHISLLDGESYETRQVRFRTIGDMTCTGAFESEASTITEIIDEVASARITERGNRADDKRSEAAMEERKKLGYF; from the coding sequence ATGAAGCAATACACCCTGAGCCATATACGGCAGCTGGAAGCCGAGGCCATCTACGTCATGAGAGAAGTGGCCGCGCAGTTCGAGAACCCTGTACTGATGTTCTCGGGCGGCAAGGACTCCATCACCATGGCGCGGCTGGCGCGCAAGGCCTTCTGGCCGGCCAAAATTCCTTTCCCCTTTCTGCATGTGGACACCGGACACAACTTCCCGGAAACCATTGAATTCCGCGACCGGCTCCTGGAGGAGCTGGATGTGGAGCTGATCGTGGCCAGCGTGCAGGAGTCCATCGACCAGGGACGCGTGCAGGAGGAGAACGGTCCCAATGCCTCCCGCAACAAGCTGCAGACCACCACGCTGCTGGACGCCCTCGAGGAGCACGGCTTCGACGCCGCCTTCGGCGGGGCCCGGCGCGACGAGGAGAAGGCCCGCGCCAAGGAGCGCTTCTTTTCCCACCGCGACGAATTCGGGCAGTGGGACCCCAAGAACCAGCGTCCCGAGCTGTGGCACCTCTACAACGGCCGCCGCAACGGGGGCGAGCACTTCCGCGTCTTCCCTCTGAGCAACTGGACCGAAATGGACGTGTGGCAGTATATCGCGGCCGAGGACCTCGACATTCCCCCCATCTACCTCTCCCACGAGCGCGAGGTGGTCGAACGCGAGGGCGTGCTGCTGGCCAAATCGCCCCATATCTCCCTGCTGGACGGGGAGTCCTATGAGACCCGCCAGGTTCGCTTCCGCACCATCGGCGACATGACCTGCACGGGCGCCTTCGAATCGGAGGCCTCCACCATCACCGAAATCATCGACGAAGTGGCCTCCGCCCGCATCACCGAGCGGGGCAACCGGGCGGACGACAAACGCTCGGAGGCGGCCATGGAAGAACGCAAGAAACTGGGATACTTCTGA
- the cysN gene encoding sulfate adenylyltransferase subunit CysN yields MSASSTSDTYLDMDLLRFTTAGSVDDGKSTLIGRLLYDSKSIFDDQMEAIEESSRRKGDEYTNLALLTDGLSAEREQGITIDVAYRYFSTPRRKFIIADTPGHVQYTRNMVTGASTANLAIILVDARNGVVEQTCRHAFIASLLQIKHIVFCVNKMDLVDFSEERFEEIKEQFRTFSSKLDVPDIHYIPISALYGDNVVDKSDNTPWYDGATLLYTLENVQVDSDYNHVDCRFPVQWVIRPQSNEHPDYRGYAGKVAGGVFKPGDEVMALPSGFTSHIRAVETFEREEEEVYQPMSVSMTLENDIDVSRGDMIVKPDNQPEVGQDIDLMVCWLNKKPLQPGGKYAIKHTTREARCIIKEVKYKVDINTLHRVEGDREIGLNDIGRIRIRSTQPLFYDAYKRNRSTGSLIIMDEFTNETVGAGMIL; encoded by the coding sequence ATGAGCGCGAGCAGCACCAGCGATACTTACCTGGACATGGACCTGCTGCGGTTCACCACCGCCGGCAGCGTGGACGACGGCAAGAGCACCCTCATCGGCCGCCTCCTCTACGACTCCAAATCGATTTTCGACGACCAGATGGAGGCCATCGAGGAGTCCTCCCGCCGTAAAGGCGATGAGTACACCAACCTGGCGCTGCTTACCGACGGGCTGTCGGCCGAGCGCGAGCAGGGCATCACCATCGACGTGGCCTACCGCTACTTCTCCACGCCCCGCCGCAAGTTCATCATCGCCGACACGCCTGGACACGTGCAGTACACCCGCAACATGGTGACCGGCGCCTCCACGGCCAACCTGGCCATTATATTGGTGGACGCCCGCAACGGGGTGGTGGAGCAGACCTGCCGCCACGCCTTCATCGCCTCCCTGCTGCAGATCAAGCACATCGTCTTCTGCGTGAACAAGATGGACCTGGTGGACTTCAGCGAGGAGCGTTTCGAGGAGATCAAGGAGCAGTTCAGAACCTTCAGCTCCAAGCTGGACGTGCCCGACATCCACTACATCCCCATCAGCGCCCTCTACGGCGACAACGTGGTGGATAAGTCCGACAACACCCCCTGGTACGACGGCGCCACGCTGCTCTATACCCTGGAAAACGTGCAGGTGGACAGCGACTACAACCATGTGGACTGCCGCTTCCCCGTGCAGTGGGTGATCCGGCCGCAGTCCAACGAACACCCCGACTACCGCGGATACGCCGGCAAGGTGGCCGGCGGGGTCTTCAAGCCGGGCGACGAGGTGATGGCGCTGCCCTCCGGCTTCACCTCCCATATCCGGGCAGTGGAGACTTTTGAGCGGGAAGAGGAGGAGGTCTACCAGCCCATGTCGGTCTCCATGACCCTGGAGAACGACATCGACGTGAGCCGGGGCGACATGATCGTCAAGCCCGACAACCAGCCCGAAGTGGGACAGGACATCGATCTTATGGTCTGCTGGCTCAACAAGAAGCCCCTGCAGCCGGGCGGCAAGTACGCCATCAAGCACACCACGCGTGAGGCGCGCTGCATCATCAAAGAGGTCAAGTACAAGGTGGACATCAACACCCTCCACCGGGTGGAGGGCGACCGGGAGATCGGCCTCAACGACATCGGACGCATCCGCATCCGCAGCACGCAGCCCCTTTTCTACGACGCCTACAAGCGCAACCGCTCCACCGGCAGCCTGATCATTATGGACGAGTTCACCAACGAGACGGTGGGCGCAGGCATGATTCTGTAG